In the genome of Drosophila kikkawai strain 14028-0561.14 chromosome 2R, DkikHiC1v2, whole genome shotgun sequence, the window aatgctgatcaagaatatatatggtttatggggttggaaatgattccttgacttagaaaaatattattttgtattataaaatcagattttttatattaaaaaactttttgatttttttttaaattaaaaatatcataactcggccaaaagagcattgattttaaatcggaaaactgttctgtgcaagattttctacagttaataaatctgcatacttcatttaaaagttttgaaaattcaattttttatcaaaatcaacaattttaatgatgtaaccccttataaaatattgcaaaaatggccaaaaaatagatttcttcctgacatatctagaaagattcccctgttgatgctgatcaagaatatatatactttatagggtcggaaacgtctccttcactgcgttgcaaacttctgactgaaattataataccctgcaagggtataaaaatagaaagaaattTAAACGGGGGAAGCCGACATTTTATACCCTTGTTGGCTGCAATTGGATCAACGGATAGAATTTAGATTATATACAACTTTTGAAAAGCTTTtctttgttagtttttattcgaTTAATACccattataattttaatattcaaaaatatttaattgttcaTCAAATTTTAACTGTTTTAATGATGATATAGGGTCGGCAATGACTCCTTCATCGCCTAGCAACcttgtttttgaattttaaatacccTCCAAGGGTATAAAAGATGAAGCGGAATAGTAAACATTTTCAAGAAATTATACGAAATCAAGGCATTCCCACAGCGATTCCCAAGAAACGAAATCAAGagtaaaaacaaaagtgaTAGCCGAAACCTCACAGAAAAACTCACATCCCAAGGATTCCTATCCCAGCATCAAATCACAGCGCAAACACGGCGCACAAAGGGCATGAAACCGAAGGATCCGATTCGAGCCGATCCGAAGCAGCGAGACAAGTGGAATGCAAGGCGTACGTAGGACGAACAACCACAAAGCAAACAAGCAAAAGATAAAGGATCTCAAGGATGTGTGGGAAACACACCGAAGAAGACGCGGACAAGTGCAACGGTATTTGGAAATGCAAAAGGATAATAGCGTAAAGAGGAAATGAAAATTATGATAATTCTCCGCGGaggtgttgttgtttttctcaCAGCAGGATCGGGTAACAGCAGCGCCGATATGATTGAGTGTGGGAAGTGCCCAGTTTCGTACCGAAGGATCGCAGCATCCGAGGAGGTTCCCTTAGGAGGTGGGGGCGACGCTCGACAGCCACACGCAAGGCAGCCACGCAGCAGGAGTAGGACATGGAACAGGCTGTTGCGGAAGCTATTACGGAagtgaaatcaaatttttaataaaaaatcaaaaagaaaaaggggaGAAAACGAAAGGGAAATGGGAAGGGAAAAAGGAAGGGGCAGCcggaaaaattgaaaatgggaaatgatGATCTAAATCAATTTGTAGATGGccatattattttaaaacttccTACACTTGAACAAGGAAATTCTAGAcggtaaaaatattttataggttttatAAATAACTAGTTAATTAAtgcttaatttataattaagaaCTGTAACAGCTACAAAAATTCCCCTTCTGTTGCTTCTGTGGAGCACATGAGATATCGGAAATAAACTACTCATCTTTTAGATTACTCagacaataataaataatattataaaaatgtagttccctttatgttttattatttaaatctattatttaataatttataattaaagtgTACTGCTCAGAAGGTCCCTTCAGCGACATCCACATCATCCTGTGTGTAACCAAACAGTCTCTTGAGCATATTGTAGATAATCATTTGTCGCGTCACTTCCGCCTCGTACTTCATATAGTCCTTGAGACGATTCTGCTTATAGAGCTGATCCAGTAGGTCAAATAGTTCAACTTCCAGGGCTCGCAGTGGCGCTTCCAGCTCCGGGGAGTGAGTTCCAGCAAACAAAGCCTGCATGTAGATGGTGGAGATCTTTTCCAGAGCTGCGTCCAAGGTATTGAGAATGACATCCTGTGGATCGTGCAGGAGCTTGACAGGACCAGTGAGTTTTGGAGAAGCTCGATATTGGTGTAGGATCTCCTCAGGTTCAGGATCGGTGGCCAGACTGATTAGTGGCAAAAGAGCCATAATtaatagaatatttaaagCCTTTCTCAACATGGTAacaatcttatttttttgcaacAAACTCTAAACTCTACACGCCTGAAAATCACTGCGTGCTTGCGTCTGTAATAACTTTTGTTTTCCAACTAAATTCCTAAATTCCAACTAAATGAGTTTTCCAAGCTTATATAGTCTCTCGAAATAAGCTATAGATTGGCTTATCGGGTTcgtaaatcattaaaaatatgttgaatGTGCATTTATGGGTAGCAGCAAGGCTTTTTCCGCGTACACTATCAGTTGATTTCCGATTTTCCAATGCCAAGTACCCACATTTCCCCCTCAAATAACCTTTCTCCAATCAATTCTCATCTTGTTtgtcatttattattattattttcactcTTTTTGAATtcttttaaacattaaaattacaatctattacaaataaaacacTAAAATAGAAACGTGAAAGACTTAAAACTAAACACACACTATACAGGGAAATCTACATAACTTAAACAGAGCATATTTTATagtcaattaaatatttttttttataaagaaacaTCGCACAAGAACATCATTAATGAACTACATAATAGGCGTataaaaaatgcttaaatgagaattacacaaaaaatatacaaaatcaCAGCTGAActtaaaaatgaagaaaaattaagaagaacATTAAGAACATATAGAATTCGTTGAAACTTAATGGGGTTTTGGGGTAGGTTCTAAAGCATTTTGAGTTGAATCTTTGAAAAAATtgcaatgaaataaattaacaattggGAATAAACTTAACATAgtgagagagggagagagttGCAACTTCTACCAGGGCCTCCAGGCGGAGGCAGACTTCTCAATGGCACCGGCAAGGAACTTCTTCGAAGACGTCTGCTCATCCAAGGAGCAGTCGCTGGAATCGGCCTCGGCCTCTCGTTCCCGCTTAGCGATGCCACCGCTGGTGGAGCtcacttgctgctgctgcaagtgGACCAGCGATCGCGAGCATCCGCTGCTGTCATGGCTCCCGGCACTCAGGTTCAGGGATCCGCTGGTGTTGAACGAGGTCTCTGCACTGGTGGGTGGCGGCGTGGAGAATACCCCGGCAAAGCTGTGCTTGGTCAGCACGTCCACAGTGGGGGAAGCAGTCCGCGAAGACTCCTCCTCCTGGCTGGAAATGGAGGAGATGGGACTCAGGGGCGGACTGCTGGAGTTGTTCTTTGTTGGTAGCTGTGTCTGTCCGGGAAGCTGGTTGTGCATGGGATTGGCTAGAGGAGCCTGACTAGCTGCCGGCTTGCTGAAGGCGCTCATCCGGAAGCTCTGTGTATAGTCACTCAGATGCGTGGGATTGGCAATGCTGGCCAAGGCGGCGCTGGCTGTTCCGGCTGCCACTCCTGCGGGTGTGCCAGGCCAAGCAAAGGGTCCTGGCGGAGGGGCAGAGGATCCCCCAGTATTGGGCATGAtcagagcaaattccccggaTGGCAGACGAGAGGGTATCAGCTGAAGTCCGCCCATTTGAATGGCCGGAGCCGAGGTCTCTGTGCGGCTGTTGTTATTCAGATCCTGCGGCAGTGAGGGAAACagtggagcaggagcagccgtGACTGCTGCGGTGGTGGCTCCAGGAAATACTCCACCCCGATAGCCATTGCTGAAGTTGCTCATCGATCCAATCTGCTCCAGACTATTGGCACAGTTGTTCAGATGGGCACTAAGGCGCTGACGTACACCCGAATCGATCCCATCTAGCTGGCTGACATAGCGATTCACCTCCTCGGCGCACTCCACGAAGCCCGTCTTGAATTTCTGCACCACACCGGGATCCGACTGGATGGCCATGTTCAGCTGCTGGCGCTGCACCGACTGTAGATGCTTCACCGTCATCTCAAGTATGTCGGCCTTCTCCAGTTTGGTATGACGTGCCGGCTAAAAGTAGAGAACGAGAGAGTGGGGAATGAGTTAAAGTCAGATAATGATGAAATGAAGACGGCCCGAAGTTGGCCGGGCTAATTGTTTTGGGCCCTACAACAAGTTCAATGGCTTGGGAAACTGGGAAACTGTGCAGGGAGTTAAGGAGCACACGATTCGTGCCTCATATGTCCAACTATTCGCGTGTAATCTGCAGTCCACTTCAGTCCAGTCCACTCTGCAAATATCACACGACCAAGGTGAGATTCAGCAACTGCGGCAACAGAAGAACGAACAAAGATTGTTCTtttgcactgagagaaatggGGGGTACTAAGGTGTTGATTGCAAATTCAGAAAGCAACTAAAAAAGTGTAATTTCttgggaatttttaaaagttttggaaattgtaaatatttttaaagaaatttttgatttcagaatttaattttggtttttaacattttctgaACTTTTTTGCTCACTGCAATCTTTGTGATTCTTCGCTCCCCGTACACCCATCATCTCCATCTCTTTCTCGCCCGCTGGGACTGCATATTTTAGCAAAAGGTTCCCACGCAGGTCGCTCGCCAGTCCTCCATACCCCGGACTCGCCGACCTCGCCCCGCTCTGCCCTGTCTGAaccttttgtttacttttgcttttttttttttgtttttttgtttttttcttctttcccTCAATGTCTTTCTTATTTGATTTTCGGTCTTCTGGTGCAGCCCAAGAGCCTGGGCTCTCCTGCAGAATTCTGCGGCGGCTTGATTTCTGCTTTGTAGTTTTCTCACAGCAGGATCACTCCTTGGAAAAACTGGTTTCGTTCGCATCTCCGGCGATTTCTGCGTAATTCCTCGACTTGTTAACACTTTTTGGTCTCTCCACTGACTGACTCCTCATCGGCGCTCTCGTGAAATGATcatcaataaaatttaatactcAATTAGAGCCCTGACTGTTTTTACAGTCCCTCTCTATATGTCGTAGGAGTTGTCGGGTTTTTTATATACAGTGTGTTTTGTTGGTCCTGTTTGTAGTTTTGCCGCCCTCTGGACACTTGTGTTTCAAGGGTTTTTAATGGTCTGACATAAT includes:
- the LOC108074636 gene encoding uncharacterized protein, translating into MLRKALNILLIMALLPLISLATDPEPEEILHQYRASPKLTGPVKLLHDPQDVILNTLDAALEKISTIYMQALFAGTHSPELEAPLRALEVELFDLLDQLYKQNRLKDYMKYEAEVTRQMIIYNMLKRLFGYTQDDVDVAEGTF
- the dpn gene encoding protein deadpan, with the translated sequence MDYKHDINSDDDFDCSNGYSDSYGSNGRQVNPNGLSKAELRKTNKPIMEKRRRARINHCLNELKSLILEAMKKDPARHTKLEKADILEMTVKHLQSVQRQQLNMAIQSDPGVVQKFKTGFVECAEEVNRYVSQLDGIDSGVRQRLSAHLNNCANSLEQIGSMSNFSNGYRGGVFPGATTAAVTAAPAPLFPSLPQDLNNNSRTETSAPAIQMGGLQLIPSRLPSGEFALIMPNTGGSSAPPPGPFAWPGTPAGVAAGTASAALASIANPTHLSDYTQSFRMSAFSKPAASQAPLANPMHNQLPGQTQLPTKNNSSSPPLSPISSISSQEEESSRTASPTVDVLTKHSFAGVFSTPPPTSAETSFNTSGSLNLSAGSHDSSGCSRSLVHLQQQQVSSTSGGIAKREREAEADSSDCSLDEQTSSKKFLAGAIEKSASAWRPW